The DNA region TTTTGTTTTGTCGGGAGAACGTGATGGCTGATTGaaatgagcttttattttgtaaggaGAACGTGATGGCTGATTGaactgagcttttattttgtcgGGAGAACGTGATGGCTGATTGaaatgagcttttattttgacggGAGAACGTTATGGCTGATTGaactgagcttttattttgtcagGAGAACGTGATGGGCAGCGTGGAGGTGGGCTGTGAAGGCAGCTGGCTCCCTCATCCTGAAGAACAGCTGTTCCTGGATCAGCTGTACGTCTTCATGGACCGCCACGGATCGCCCATCCACAAAGTCCCAAACCTCGGCTTCAAGAAGAGTGAGTCCTGTTCATCTTTAAAGGTTGCTCCTGATGTCTGGAAGATGAAAGTCTGTCCCAGAAGCGTCTCTTGAGACTATTTTCAACACTTCAAAGCTCAGAAATAACGGAGCAGCTggtcaattttcaaaataaaagattgtTAACTGAAATAAGatatcaatataaatattaaatctgtctctctccctccccctccctctttctctctcgctctctctcttcctctctctccttccctccctctctcttcctctctctctctccctttctctctctccctctcccttcccctctctctccccctctctccgtctctctctttccctcccactctcttcctctctctccctctttctctctctcttccccctctctctttctctctctccgtctctctttctccctctcttcctctctttctctccatttttctctccctctctctctctctctccctctttctttctctctctcccccctctcaatctccctttctctctctccctctttctctctctctctccctctctctctctcactctccctttctctctctccctctttctctctctctttctccctctttctctccccctctccctctccctttctccccccccccccttatatTTGCATGTCTCGCCCTCAGTCGACCTCTTCCTCATGTACTCTGTGGTCAAACGGCTCGGCGGATATGAAAAGGTGAGTCACGTCAAAGTTTGTTTAGTTTAACTGCTGAGAGTGTTTCCCTTCTCACCGCAGCTTTACTGCACAACCCTTTATTTCACACTGTTAGAGCTcactctttatttctcttttttattttactcattcatttattttatgcactctctttatttttatattttttattatatacagcCTACATGttatcattacatttttatcactCTTATTTTctcctattttattttattgtacattttattatCAATCCAACGGAataccgcacacacacacacacacacacacacacacacacacacacacacagttaaagcaGCGACATTATAAATCTATTTGACATATTTCTGATGACGAGTGAAAAGCGTCTGCAGGTGAGAATCCGGTCTGACGGCGTTTCTGCTGCTGACGTCAACGACTGCAGTTTCAACAAAGGCagcaaagcaaacacacacacacacacacacacacacacacacacacacacacacacacacacacactttaacattAAAAGTTGAATTTGTAGTTAAAATTCTTTGAATAAGAAAAACCAGAgctgtgtctgagtgtgtgtcgttcagtattattaaaataaaatgacaggaACACGTTTTATTTAGATAAGGCTTAATACAAATATTAGTAgagttattttaatttattactAAGTGTTGTGTAAATGTGATATATGTACTCAAATGTCTTGGAAACATGAGCTTTGTTCTGTTCTTTAATAAAGAGTTGAGCTGTGTAGTCGAGTATGAAGGATTCATTAACAGCTACCGGGGTGCAgttctcactttcagccactaggaggacaTTACAGGATTAATGCAAATATTTgagttatttaaatattattattttgtatttatgtacTCAAAAGTCTCAGAAACCTGGACAATGACTGACCTCAACAACAGGGATCATTCTCTTTAATCCAGTTGAGCTGTGTAGTCTAGTATTAAGGGTTCATTAACAGCTGTTTGGGGTGCAgttctcactttcagccactaggaggagctctaagcttctgtattaaaaaaaactcagtagtaagttagcctgctagtgTGAGACTGAGACAATGatttaaccctgctgttgtcctcaggtcaaggaaggacagaaggaaggaaaggaggaaggaagtaaggaaggaaggaaggaaaagagtaagtaaggaaggaaaggagtaaggacgaaaagaggaaggaatttaggagagaaggaaggaaggaaggaaggaaggaaaagagtaaggaaggaaggaaaggagtaaggacgaaaagaggaaggaatttaggagggaaggaaggaaggaatttaggagggaaggaaggaaggaatttaggagggaaggaaggaaggaaagaaaggagtaaggagggagggagggagggaggaaggaaggaaggaaggaagaaaggaaggaaagaaggaaagaaagaaaggagtaaggagggagggaggaaggaaggaatggaagaaaggatggaaggatggaaagaggagggagcaaagaaagaaaggaagaaggaaagaaagaaggaacagtcaaaagagacagggtcaatttgacccgggaggacgatatgAGGGTTAAAGGATTTATAAGTATTAAAcaaccatgatgatgatgatgttgaactCATCATGGTGCCAGGAGAAAATTCAGAGGATCATTTCAGGAGTATAAAACCAATCATCatcgtcgtcttcttcttcttctttgttttttttgggggggttcaCAGGTGACGTCAGACCGTCTCTGGAAAGTGGTTTATAACGAGCTGGGAGGATGTCCCGGTAGCACTAGCGCCGCAACCTGCACCAGGAGACACTACGAGAGGTCcgacacacaactacacacacatttatatacactGGTTTTAAATATAGAGTACTGAGTAAAGGAGTCAAGTTCCTGCTATTGTTTAAGTATAAGGGGAGGtctgttttttaatactgcatacacacttcctgtattttctgattCTATTTTAATAAAGAGACTGTGAGATAATgctatatggtcattatagcatttactaaaacaactaatctaatggtggcctcAGACTTTAGCATAGTCTTGTATATCTGCGGACTATAAGCAAAGTGATGAGAGACTTTGAGATGTGTCAgctgaaaaaaagatgatgtggataggcatgggatgataactgTTCAAGGTACACcacgatttgaaaaagccacaataaccgaaaccgccaaattttctgtcataccgttcctaaggtatgagcggtttttagtctggtcaaagacaggaagtgctggtcaaagacaggaagtgctggtcagaaatctctcaggtggagcagctgcagcgtagagtatcacgacccctcacactgtcattacagattcaggttaaattaacatgtctgtctttatttttcttccttttaggaacattttagagctgtaatcgcaataccACCATACCGCAATACCGTAATATTTTtacttatggttatcataccgccagaatctcataccggcccatgcctagatGTGGAAATGTCAATTTTTAACTTGAATTTGATAGATTTTCCTGCTAtttacagataaacacacagtccTCTCTGACAAGTCTGAGGCCTCCATTAGATtagttgttttagcaatgctataatgaccatatatcattatttattagtCTTCTTATTAGAATACAATGTaatgcagtattaaaaaaacagacctccccttacacttgagcaatagcaggaacctggctctctCAATTTTGTACTTATTTCCTGTATGTTCTGTTTTATATGATGATGGGGACctaagatgaagaagaaggaagggagtaagaaggaaggaaggaaggaaggatggaaaggagggaggaaggaaggcgggaacggagggaggaagggaggaggaggaaggaaagaaggaaggaagggagtaagaaggaaggaaggaaggaaggaaggatggaaaggagggaggaagggaggaggaggaaggaaagaaggaaggaagggagtaagaaggaaggaaggaagggagtaagaaggaaggaaggaaggaaggaaggatggaaaggagggaggaagggaggaggaggaaggaaagaaggaaggaagggagtaagaaggaaggaaggaaggaaggaaggatggatggaaaggagggaggaaggaaggcgggaacggagggaggacagaggaaagaaggatgggagggagggaagaagaaggaaggaattctTTGTGTATATAAGCATTAAACCCTTCTTCATAACTGTGTTTGTCTCTCAGGTTGATGCTTCCTTACGAGGAGCATCTCAGAGCGGGAGGAACCGAACTCAAAGTCCCAGAATCCCCCTTGCCACCAAAGCCCAGAGGGATCAGAGGAAGGAAACCGCTTCAGAGGGGAAGAAAACCAGGACCCAAACCCAAGAAGATCCtgatccctcctcctcctcgcacTGTGAGTAGCTCAGAAAAGGCTtctacatttacacatttacccTTTGCTATTTCATTTAAGTGTCTTAATATCGCCACTACAGCTGAGTATCTGTACTCCACCTTTAAAtcagaggggtcaaactcattttcattttcaagggtcacatacaaCTCAATATGGGCCTCATGTGGGcatggattattaaaaagatggaaggaaggaaggaaggaaggaaggaaggaaggaagaaagggaagaaggacagatggaaggaaagggggggataggaaggaaggaaaagaaggaagtagggaagaaggacagatggaaggaaaggggggataggaagggaggaaggaaggaaaagaaggaagtagggaagaaggacagatggaaggaaaggggggataggaaggaaggaaaagaaggaagtagggaagaaggacagatggaaggaaaggggggataggaaggaagaaagggaggaaggaaggaaaagaaggaaatagagaagaaggacagatggaaggaaaggggataggaaggaagaaaaggggggataggaaggaaaagaaggaagtagggaagaaggacagatggaaggaaaggggggataggaaggaaggaaaagaaggcagtagggaagaaggacagatggaaggaaaggggggataggaaggaagaaagggagggaagaatgaatgaagaaagggaggataggaaggaagaatgaaatcCATAGCCATCATGTTCCTTTCCTGTGTCTCTGAGCAGATCGTGACGGCAGACGGCACCGTGGTGGTGAAGAGAGGTCGCGGTCGGCCGCCGGGCAAACGTAACAAAGCCACGCTGATCGCTCAGGCCAAGCTGATGGCTCAGCAGCAGGCTAAAGCTAAAGTTAGCGCCACCGCAGAGTGTACGCTGATCCCACCCAGAGGCAGACCTGGACCGACCCCCAGCAGCACACACAGGGTAAGAAAACAACACACCCACATCGTCAtcctcatcgtcatcatcatcatcatcatcatcatcatcacacagacTCTTAATACTCACTTCAGACTAGTGTTCTAGACTACTGTGTCAGTCCTGTGTCAAATGCCcttattagttttagtcataTTTAGTCCACTGTATACTTTTTTTGGTCACATTTTAGTCAACAGTTTTAGTTAAAAGAAAACTCAAagtattttagtctagttttggTCAATGAAGCCCATTTTAGTCTTTTCATCTGGTCTCTTTTTAGTCTTTGAAAGCAGATTCATTTTACTGAACATTTCAGTCAATCTAGTCTAAGCAATAGACGTCAttttatggagcttttccactacgcAGTTCCAGCAAGACtcagctcgactcgactcagttttttttgcgtttccaccagggatagtacctggtacctggtactttttttagtacctgctctgctgaggttccaagtgagccgagccgatactaaaatatgacgtcaacagactgccggcttctgattggtcagaagagttgtcactggaagaattatgagccgtcccacacaagaatcaaacccgccatttttaaataccaacaacaacgttacagccatacggctcaatgttcttgctttgtgtgtgacagaaagccacatacagcagcaagtacaccactgcctccatgtcctccattgtttatgtgttgcgtataaaacgaagtcacagcatctttgcggagccgtgctatgacgacccccgcccacgttgagtaggtacttctttgtaatggaaaaggtcgttcctggaaccgtgccGAGGCGAGCCGAgttgtgctggaactgtgtagtagAAAAGCGCCACTAGTCTACGCAGCCTACTGAACCACAAAAgaagcacaaaaataaaagaaaatgaccaaatcaacaTTTGTGCAAAATTGGTTTGTTTGAGTGTGCTTCTActgcagtaattacggtagcctaaaggcactcattcagatttgatttgGCTGCCGTAATAACTgtattaacccttgtgttgtcctcccgggtcaaattgaccccatcaaTTTTgcctgttccttctttccttccttcttccctctttctttgctccctcctccttccttccttcctcccttccttctgtcctaaattccttcctcttttcgtccttactcctttccttccttccttccttccttccctccctccctccttactcttttcctttcttcctcctgtccttccttctgtccttccttgacctgaggacaacaggagggttaacagtgCAACTTGGATTGTAATTTAGAAGTAGAGAAACtatatcatttttttgtctcttcattttttgacgaaaaaatacagacattttatttaatgaagTAGATTAGTAGTCTCGTTTTTTTTCGTCAAACATAAATGCGTGTTAATTTAGTCACAGTCGGTGTTTAAGGACATTGGTGCCGTCTCGTCATCGTCTCGTTTTAGTCATGGAAAAAAAACGAATGACGAATTTAACACTACCTAACACctgcagaacagaacagaacagcagCTGTGATCCAGTTAAATTCAAGTTTCACAGCAAAATGAAACATCTAAATAACACAAAGGGAAATCTCAAAGCTCCAAAACTGAAGTAGTAGTTAAGTCTAACAGatgtttttaaagtcttttaAACCGAGTCAGATGTGAGCTGAGAGTTGTTTTTCCGGTCGATCAGTGTTTTTTAGCTTAACGATggattttgtgtgtttaagcCTCGTTCATCTAATccctctgtgccatagagcttCATTGTTCTCcaaacactattaaaaacagacaatacAGTTTTAGAGCCCAAAAAGTAAAATACTGCCGCCATGAATCgttttttattgatcagtcaacTTGATCCAGAGTTGAGTAAACAGCAGAAACCTAAATGAAATCAGTCcttgtctttaaccctcctgttgtcctcgagtgaaggaagggagggaggaagaaggaaggaaggaaaggagggaagaagggaggaagtaaaggaagggaggaaatgagggagggaggaaaggaggaaggaaggagagaagcaagaaaggaaaggaaggaggaaggaagcgaggaaaggaaaaaaggaagggaggagagatggagaaaggaaaaaaggaaggaaggaaagaaggacagaggaaagaaggaaggtaatggggaagaaagcaagagagggaagaaggaaggaaaggaggaaggaagggaggaaggaaaggtggcagggagggagggagggagaaaagaaggaatgagggagggatggagaaaggaaaaaaggaaggaaggaaggaaggaaagaaggaaggtaatggggaagaaagaaagagagaagtaaggaaggacagaagaaaggaagaaaaggggatggagggaggaaagaaggaagggaggaaagagggaggaaggaaagaaagagagaaggagggaggacagatggaagcaaggaaggaaggaaggaagggaggaaagaaggaacagtctaaacagacggggtcaatttgacccgggaggacgacacgaaggttaaaacaGCAGCGACTCACCTTCCATTgacctctttcttcttcttcttcttctgtggttccTCTCAGGTGCCGCAGCCTCTCCAGACTCCCTCCCTGCAGCCTGTCCAGCCGGCCGTCCTCCCCGCCAACATGCCCCTCACCCCGGACCTCTCGCCCATGTCcgcccccttcctccccttccagcCCAAACCCAAGGACCTGAAGGACCGGGTGGAGTGTGCGACTCCGGGCGTGCTGCTCTCCGCTCTGCCCCGTCACTTCGTCGGCGGGTCTCTGGGCGGCTTCAGCCCCATCAAAGGCCTGTGTCCCCTGGACGTCCTGAGGAGCCGCGTGGGCTTCCAGAGGAACCTGGAGAGCCCGGCCCTGACGCCTCAAGACCCGACCCAACACCACACAACCATCTACACCCTGCAGCCTAAAAGCGGAAGCCCGGATACCCCTCATCCAAGCGGGGACCAGCTCCAGCCTCAGCCTCACCAGCCGCCCCACCTCCACAACCGCTGCTCTGGGTGCAACGTGGACGAGGCGGCGCAGAGAGGGGGCGGCCGGGACGCAAGGAACCGGCTTCCTCTGCCGCCTCTACGGGTGCTGCCATTGGATCTGGACTGCAGCGTTCAGGTCCGGCAGCTGATGAGGACTCGTCTGGACTCGTCTCAGTTCCAGACCTTCACCCGCCGGCTGTCTGAGGCGCTGTCCCAGGACCTGAGCACCAAGCCCCCCTGTTCTCCCATCACCCCTCCCCCTGAGCAGGCCCTCCCCCTCAACCTCAGCAAGCGCTTCACGACTAAGAGACCCAGCACAGACGGACCGGAACCCAACGCAGATCAGCCGTCAGCCAAGAGACCCAGAGCGGAGCCGGCGGAGGACTTCAGCCCGAGCAGCCGGTCCAGCTGTggagggagtggaggaggagtcCAGGAGGTGGAGATGAAGAACCAAGAAGAACCTGCGGACCTGAGCTCCCCCAGCAGGATCAGGGCCTTCCTGCTCGGGCTGCCACCCTTCCAGGTGAAGCTCGAGGAGGATCTGACCGGGATGAGGTTCGGgaaattccttcctcctcccgGATCCGAGGCTGAAACCCAGCGGACTGCAAAAGAGCGAGGCGACGgaggagtaaagaaagaagtgaagaaggaGGACGACGTGGCTGAAGCGGAGCAACGCGACACGGAGAAGTTGGAGCAGAAAGATCCGACGCAGATGGAGTCCACGACCATAGCGGTGGAGTTTGTTAAAGGCGAAGACGTCGAGACGGGAATCCAGGATGTTAAGGAGGAAGCGAAGAGCTCGGCGATCTCCTCCGTGGGTCAGATGGAGGACTTCGGAGGCCAGCAGATTGGAGACGTAGAGAAAATGGAGTGTGATGTTGAAGCCTCCAGCAAAGGGCTGCCGAGCCCCGTCCTGCCGCAGCCCACCGCTCTGGTTCTGGCCCAGCAGAGCTGAAGAGCCCTCaaacactgttgttttttagcATTATGGGATGGAAAAGCTGTCGGATACGTGGAGGATTTGGAATCTGGAAAGTTGTATCCAGCGTTGGGAGCTTCAGTGGTGGATCGGCTCATGTTGGAGCCTGAATACTCGAAGCAGGgatgtttcttttcttcatctttgaGAACATCTGaacttctttctgtttctgtctctttgttatttcctgttttttttttgtttttttgtggttttcgaTCACATCATTGATTGAACTTTGCAGAGGAATGTCGACAAAGAGACTCATGACAATCACAAATCAgtttctcttcatttctctgattatttctgtctctttaaggttaaaaaaagaaacaggagcGAGACTGTGACTCTAACAAACACTGCCATAACCCTCCATAACACTATTAACTCCATTATTCAATGTTACAGTGAAATATTGAATAAGATCCTTATTATGtaaaatcaaaatcaatatTACATCTATGGGTGATGCTATGCATCAAGACTTCATTAATTAGCATCTAGAGTGTACTGTAGTTTGGTagcttcatttttaaattgtacTCTACTTCTGTAGAGAAATAGTTATTTTCTGATAAAGTGTTTAGATGTTATCTGGAGCTCCGAGTGAAAAGCTCCTCAGTCTTCACATTATAGCTCGTTAAGTG from Scomber japonicus isolate fScoJap1 chromosome 13, fScoJap1.pri, whole genome shotgun sequence includes:
- the zgc:77151 gene encoding AT-rich interactive domain-containing protein 5B, translated to MEHNAIQWLGATPSCQRGSYAFYKSVSSRRKPDGPVQVWRLGEFYFIRCGPQEPVCIAEVTLLWEDQTQRTPAGPALDFYFLPEDTPKGRTREHGEDEVLAVSRKMVVRVEDLVRWSCLEPVGWSSEPTEPTEPCERNETKEMKETKEDGHGVKVLSYPQYCRFRSLQRRIAERARGLGLQEPHLLALGGVRVKPNIRVVYCRDTFSHPTLENSTSFSWQFRCPSLSLRGRPRKRRGRDGKDSPTSNQSESWIERMKENVMGSVEVGCEGSWLPHPEEQLFLDQLYVFMDRHGSPIHKVPNLGFKKIDLFLMYSVVKRLGGYEKVTSDRLWKVVYNELGGCPGSTSAATCTRRHYERLMLPYEEHLRAGGTELKVPESPLPPKPRGIRGRKPLQRGRKPGPKPKKILIPPPPRTVTIMFLSCVSEQIVTADGTVVVKRGRGRPPGKRNKATLIAQAKLMAQQQAKAKVSATAECTLIPPRGRPGPTPSSTHRVPQPLQTPSLQPVQPAVLPANMPLTPDLSPMSAPFLPFQPKPKDLKDRVECATPGVLLSALPRHFVGGSLGGFSPIKGLCPLDVLRSRVGFQRNLESPALTPQDPTQHHTTIYTLQPKSGSPDTPHPSGDQLQPQPHQPPHLHNRCSGCNVDEAAQRGGGRDARNRLPLPPLRVLPLDLDCSVQVRQLMRTRLDSSQFQTFTRRLSEALSQDLSTKPPCSPITPPPEQALPLNLSKRFTTKRPSTDGPEPNADQPSAKRPRAEPAEDFSPSSRSSCGGSGGGVQEVEMKNQEEPADLSSPSRIRAFLLGLPPFQVKLEEDLTGMRFGKFLPPPGSEAETQRTAKERGDGGVKKEVKKEDDVAEAEQRDTEKLEQKDPTQMESTTIAVEFVKGEDVETGIQDVKEEAKSSAISSVGQMEDFGGQQIGDVEKMECDVEASSKGLPSPVLPQPTALVLAQQS